The following proteins come from a genomic window of Pseudomonas sp. J452:
- a CDS encoding glutamine synthetase family protein: protein MTTDGRSSLQERLTGINEVECVTPDLNGVPRGKVMTAEGFLEGRRLQLARGVMLQCIMGGYPPARFYGSDDGDLQLSSAPERVFRLPWSNPPRAMAICDADELDGRSSGLSTRGLLKRVLAAYAEHGWEPVVATELEFFIFDKHSDPQQPFQPPVGLDGRRESGCSAFSVSSGNGLRPFLDEVYSSMAALGLPRDTFMHEMGVSQFEINLLHGDALLIADQTFLFKHLLREVGLKHGLNVVFMAKPLAHTPGSSMHIHQSVVEQVAGRNIFTDAAGEATPAFYHFIGGQQAALAEFALLFAPNVNSYQRFCHPYASPNNACWSNDNRAAGLRIPASAPAARRVENRLPGADANPYLALAASLAAGLHGLREQVQPTAPIQGEFEVPEGQSLPCTLHAALARLQGSQLAREWFGQEFIEGYIASKTLELSSFLDEITPWERRVLAGQV, encoded by the coding sequence ATGACCACCGACGGCCGCAGTTCGCTCCAGGAGCGCTTGACCGGTATCAACGAAGTCGAATGTGTAACCCCGGACCTGAATGGTGTGCCGCGAGGCAAGGTCATGACAGCCGAGGGTTTCCTCGAGGGACGTCGGTTGCAACTGGCCCGTGGCGTAATGCTGCAATGCATCATGGGCGGTTACCCGCCCGCACGTTTTTATGGCAGTGATGATGGCGACCTGCAGCTCAGCAGCGCGCCAGAGCGGGTGTTCCGTTTGCCCTGGAGCAATCCGCCAAGGGCTATGGCGATCTGTGATGCGGACGAGCTGGATGGGCGCAGCTCAGGGTTGTCGACCCGTGGCCTGCTCAAGCGCGTCCTGGCTGCTTACGCCGAACATGGCTGGGAGCCGGTGGTGGCCACCGAGCTGGAATTCTTCATCTTCGACAAGCACAGCGACCCTCAGCAGCCATTTCAGCCCCCTGTGGGCCTGGATGGGCGCCGCGAGAGCGGTTGTTCGGCGTTCAGTGTGTCTTCTGGCAATGGCTTGCGGCCGTTCCTCGATGAGGTCTACAGCAGCATGGCGGCCCTGGGGTTGCCGCGCGATACCTTCATGCATGAAATGGGCGTCAGTCAGTTCGAGATCAATCTGCTGCATGGCGATGCCTTGCTGATCGCCGACCAGACCTTCCTGTTCAAGCACCTGCTGCGTGAGGTGGGGCTCAAACATGGCCTCAATGTGGTGTTCATGGCCAAGCCGCTGGCGCATACGCCAGGCAGCTCGATGCATATCCATCAGAGTGTGGTCGAGCAGGTGGCAGGGCGGAATATCTTCACCGATGCCGCCGGCGAGGCGACACCGGCTTTCTATCACTTCATCGGTGGGCAGCAGGCGGCACTGGCCGAGTTTGCCTTGCTGTTTGCGCCCAACGTGAACTCCTACCAGCGTTTCTGCCACCCCTATGCGTCACCGAACAACGCCTGCTGGTCGAATGACAACCGTGCGGCGGGTTTGCGCATCCCGGCCAGCGCACCGGCGGCGCGGCGGGTGGAAAACCGTCTGCCGGGTGCGGATGCCAACCCTTACCTGGCCTTGGCGGCGAGCCTGGCTGCCGGGCTGCATGGCCTGCGCGAGCAGGTGCAGCCGACTGCACCGATTCAAGGGGAGTTCGAGGTGCCGGAAGGGCAGAGCCTGCCATGCACCCTGCATGCGGCCCTGGCGCGCCTGCAAGGCAGCCAGTTGGCGCGCGAGTGGTTTGGTCAGGAGTTCATCGAGGGCTA